In a single window of the Methanofollis ethanolicus genome:
- the arsB gene encoding ACR3 family arsenite efflux transporter, which translates to MTERRLSTFEKYLTVWVALCIVAGIAIGRAAPGVAVALDSFSVYQVSIPIAIALFFMMYPIMVKIDFAEVLRAARTPRPVALTLFVNWAVKPFTMYLLATFFLGYVFVGFIPGTEVLADGSTVELWRSYVAGCILLGIAPCTAMVLMWSYLAKGNDGLTLIMVAINSLTMLVLYAPLGGFLLGVNAMPIPWETILLSVSVYVALPLVAGYVTRKWIIAKKGMAWFETRFLNLLTPVSIVALLGTLVLLFTFKGEVIVENPLTILWIAVPLFIQTVLIFTLGYFVLAPRIGLPYRDAAPAGMIGASNHFEVAIATATILFGLGSGAALATVVGVLIEVPVMLMLVKICLRTQGMFRSEPT; encoded by the coding sequence ATGACCGAACGCCGCCTCTCCACCTTCGAGAAATATCTCACGGTCTGGGTGGCGCTCTGCATCGTCGCCGGGATCGCCATCGGCCGCGCCGCCCCGGGCGTCGCCGTCGCCCTCGACTCCTTTTCCGTCTACCAGGTCTCGATCCCGATCGCGATCGCCCTTTTCTTCATGATGTACCCGATCATGGTGAAGATCGACTTCGCCGAGGTGCTCAGGGCGGCCCGGACCCCGAGACCCGTCGCCCTCACCCTCTTCGTGAACTGGGCGGTCAAGCCCTTCACGATGTACCTCCTCGCCACCTTCTTCCTGGGATATGTCTTTGTCGGGTTCATCCCGGGGACCGAGGTGCTCGCCGACGGGAGCACCGTCGAACTCTGGCGGAGCTACGTCGCCGGGTGCATCCTCCTCGGGATCGCCCCGTGCACGGCGATGGTGCTGATGTGGAGCTACCTGGCGAAGGGCAACGACGGCCTCACCCTGATCATGGTGGCGATCAACTCCCTCACGATGCTGGTGCTCTACGCCCCGCTCGGCGGGTTCCTCCTTGGCGTGAACGCCATGCCGATCCCCTGGGAGACGATCCTCCTCTCGGTCTCGGTGTACGTCGCCCTCCCGCTCGTCGCAGGCTACGTCACCAGGAAGTGGATCATCGCAAAGAAAGGGATGGCGTGGTTTGAGACGCGGTTTTTGAACCTGCTCACCCCGGTCTCGATCGTCGCCCTGCTCGGCACCCTGGTCCTCCTCTTCACCTTCAAGGGCGAGGTCATCGTCGAGAACCCCCTGACGATCCTCTGGATCGCCGTCCCGCTCTTCATCCAGACGGTGCTCATCTTTACCCTGGGGTATTTCGTCCTGGCCCCGAGGATCGGCCTCCCCTACCGGGACGCCGCCCCGGCCGGGATGATCGGCGCCTCGAACCACTTCGAGGTGGCGATCGCAACGGCGACGATCCTCTTCGGCCTGGGGTCGGGGGCGGCGCTTGCGACGGTCGTCGGCGTCCTGATCGAGGTGCCGGTGATGCTGATGCTCGTAAAAATCTGCCTGCGCACGCAGGGAATGTTCAGGAGTGAACCGACATGA
- a CDS encoding universal stress protein encodes MKMDSMLVPLEIHGAAAAMAPAVEEIARLGVERVELLYVINIRETAGDPGIHAHDREVMAGWTKRLETCGVPDVGAEVVAGIPWIEILERAEAALPSLIVMGSHGRSLIPRMLLGSQTENVLAHATVPLLILRLTVMKEGDPTACTLTTDRIFRRVLYLTDFSGDADRCIPFIEWMAGARPERLVIMHVQDTRRLWTASQEQISEFNRKDAARLADLKQRFEPLGIPQVVTMLVTGNAIDEILGVEETFEPTLIVMGAKGRHSAIRSLLGGVTGAVVHGARAHVLVVR; translated from the coding sequence ATGAAGATGGATTCAATGCTTGTCCCGCTGGAGATCCACGGTGCGGCCGCCGCGATGGCGCCGGCCGTGGAGGAGATCGCCCGTCTCGGTGTGGAGCGGGTGGAACTGCTGTACGTGATCAACATCCGCGAGACGGCGGGCGATCCCGGCATTCATGCGCACGACCGCGAGGTGATGGCCGGGTGGACAAAACGCCTGGAGACCTGCGGCGTCCCCGATGTCGGGGCCGAGGTCGTCGCCGGCATCCCCTGGATCGAGATCCTGGAGCGGGCCGAGGCGGCGCTGCCGTCCCTCATCGTGATGGGCTCGCACGGCCGTTCTCTGATCCCCCGCATGCTCCTGGGGAGCCAGACCGAGAACGTCCTCGCCCATGCGACGGTGCCGCTCCTGATCCTCCGCCTGACCGTGATGAAGGAGGGGGACCCGACCGCCTGCACCCTCACGACCGATCGGATCTTCCGCCGGGTCCTCTACCTGACCGACTTCTCCGGGGATGCGGACCGGTGCATCCCCTTCATCGAGTGGATGGCCGGGGCCCGGCCCGAGCGCCTGGTGATCATGCATGTCCAGGACACCCGACGCCTCTGGACAGCCTCGCAGGAGCAGATCTCTGAGTTCAACCGGAAGGACGCCGCACGCCTCGCCGACCTGAAGCAGCGGTTCGAACCCCTGGGGATCCCGCAGGTCGTCACGATGCTTGTGACCGGCAACGCCATCGACGAGATCCTGGGGGTCGAGGAGACGTTTGAGCCGACGCTGATTGTCATGGGGGCGAAAGGGCGGCACAGCGCGATTCGGTCCCTTCTTGGCGGGGTGACCGGGGCGGTGGTCCACGGCGCACGGGCGCATGTGCTCGTCGTCAGATGA
- a CDS encoding putative zinc-binding protein produces MFACSGASNVGELSNAASVALTSEGFGNKACTASLAIRTPSVMKKVEDADEIVVIDGCPVECAGKIAAAAGIEPDQHIVVTELGIKKIGDMTVHEDDLETVVSAAWEGKGGKKPAPEEKKPGNGGCGCGCGGGC; encoded by the coding sequence ATCTTCGCCTGCTCGGGCGCCTCGAACGTCGGTGAACTCTCGAATGCGGCGTCGGTCGCCCTCACGAGTGAGGGTTTCGGGAACAAGGCCTGCACCGCTTCCCTGGCGATCAGGACGCCCTCGGTGATGAAGAAGGTCGAGGACGCCGACGAGATCGTCGTCATCGACGGATGTCCGGTCGAATGCGCCGGGAAGATCGCCGCAGCGGCGGGCATCGAGCCCGACCAGCACATCGTGGTCACCGAACTGGGGATCAAGAAGATCGGCGATATGACGGTTCATGAAGACGACCTTGAGACGGTCGTCTCGGCGGCCTGGGAGGGGAAGGGAGGGAAAAAGCCCGCCCCTGAAGAGAAAAAGCCCGGGAACGGCGGCTGCGGGTGCGGCTGCGGCGGGGGCTGTTAG
- a CDS encoding DUF2703 domain-containing protein, which yields MAGTLLVEWRHIGESVDATCERCAATGRTLAEVFAAIRPALSARRIRVRVTETVLPPERIAESNTILFNGIPIEDLLDEVRVEMTPCASCSCITGTDASCRAIVCGDETHEALPADLILKAALRAVEP from the coding sequence ATGGCCGGCACCCTTCTCGTGGAATGGCGGCACATCGGCGAGAGCGTGGATGCGACCTGCGAACGGTGTGCGGCGACCGGGCGCACCCTCGCTGAGGTCTTCGCCGCCATCCGCCCGGCGCTCTCGGCCCGGCGGATCAGGGTGCGGGTGACCGAGACGGTCCTCCCGCCGGAGCGGATCGCCGAGTCCAACACGATCCTCTTCAACGGCATCCCCATCGAGGACCTCCTCGACGAGGTGCGGGTGGAGATGACCCCCTGCGCCTCCTGCTCCTGCATCACCGGGACCGATGCCTCGTGCCGGGCGATCGTCTGCGGGGACGAGACCCACGAGGCCCTCCCCGCCGACCTGATCCTGAAAGCGGCACTGCGGGCGGTGGAGCCATGA
- the dnaK gene encoding molecular chaperone DnaK, whose product MATEKVLGIDLGTTNSCMAIMEGGQPVVIANAEGGRTTPSIVAFSKEGERLVGSVAKRQAITNPKRTIISIKRKMGTSETVDIDDRKYTPQEISAMILQKMKLDAEAYLGEKIEKAVITVPAYFNDAQRQATKDAGKIAGLDVMRIINEPTASALAYGIDKEEESTILVYDLGGGTFDVSILQLGDGVFEVKATAGNNRLGGDDFDQRVMDWVVAEFRAKEGLDLSKDPMALQRIRDAAENAKKELSTVQKTNINLPYITTDASGPKFLDMDLTRAKFEQLIGDLVEKTVEPVKQALSDAKLTASDIDHVLLVGGSTRVPLVVETVRKLLGKEPDKGINPDECVAVGAAIQGGVLTGEAKDVLLLDVTPLSLGIETLGGIDTKLIDRNTTIPTRKSQIFSTAADGQTSVEIHVIQGERALAKDNFTLGKFQLTGIPPAPRGIPQIEVTFDIDANGIVHVSAKDLGTGKEQTITIKGGKGISEDEINRMVNDSKNFEEDDKKKREEIEVRNTADTAVYTAEKTLKESGDKIGEDDKKKIEETSAALKTALEGDDTEDIKKKLEELTEAVYAVTAKIYQEAQKAQEAQKAAGAEGAQKKQDDNVVDADFDVKDEKKE is encoded by the coding sequence ATGGCAACAGAAAAGGTTCTTGGTATTGACCTTGGCACGACGAACTCCTGCATGGCCATCATGGAGGGCGGTCAGCCTGTCGTGATCGCGAATGCAGAAGGCGGCAGGACAACGCCGTCGATCGTGGCGTTCAGCAAGGAAGGCGAGCGGCTTGTCGGCAGCGTCGCGAAGAGGCAGGCGATCACCAACCCGAAGAGGACGATCATCTCGATCAAGCGCAAGATGGGGACGAGCGAGACCGTCGACATCGACGACAGGAAGTACACCCCGCAGGAGATCTCCGCGATGATCCTCCAGAAGATGAAGCTCGATGCCGAGGCATATCTCGGCGAGAAGATCGAGAAGGCCGTCATCACCGTCCCGGCCTACTTCAACGACGCCCAGAGGCAGGCGACGAAGGACGCCGGCAAGATCGCCGGTCTTGACGTCATGCGGATCATCAACGAACCGACCGCGAGCGCCCTCGCCTACGGCATCGACAAGGAAGAGGAGTCGACCATCCTCGTCTACGACCTCGGCGGCGGCACCTTCGATGTCTCCATCCTCCAGCTCGGCGACGGCGTCTTCGAAGTGAAGGCGACTGCCGGGAACAACCGCCTCGGCGGCGACGACTTCGACCAGCGTGTCATGGACTGGGTCGTCGCCGAGTTCAGGGCAAAGGAAGGCCTCGACCTCTCGAAGGACCCGATGGCACTGCAGCGGATCAGGGACGCAGCCGAGAACGCCAAGAAGGAGCTATCGACCGTCCAGAAGACGAACATCAACCTCCCCTACATCACCACCGACGCCAGCGGCCCGAAGTTCCTGGACATGGACCTCACCCGTGCGAAGTTCGAGCAGCTCATCGGCGACCTGGTCGAGAAGACCGTCGAGCCGGTGAAGCAGGCCCTCTCCGACGCGAAACTCACAGCGTCCGATATCGACCACGTCCTCCTTGTGGGCGGTTCGACCCGCGTGCCCCTCGTTGTCGAGACGGTCAGGAAACTCCTGGGCAAGGAACCCGACAAGGGGATCAACCCTGACGAGTGCGTGGCCGTCGGCGCCGCGATCCAGGGCGGCGTCCTCACCGGCGAGGCAAAGGACGTGCTCCTCCTCGATGTCACGCCCCTCTCCCTCGGCATCGAGACCCTCGGCGGCATCGACACGAAGCTGATCGACAGGAACACCACCATCCCGACCCGGAAGAGCCAGATCTTCTCGACGGCTGCGGATGGCCAGACGAGCGTCGAGATCCACGTGATCCAGGGCGAGCGCGCCCTTGCCAAGGACAACTTCACCCTCGGCAAGTTCCAGCTCACCGGCATCCCGCCCGCACCCCGCGGCATCCCCCAGATCGAGGTCACCTTCGACATCGACGCCAACGGTATCGTCCATGTCTCGGCAAAGGACCTCGGGACAGGCAAGGAGCAGACCATCACCATCAAGGGCGGCAAGGGGATCTCCGAGGACGAGATCAACCGCATGGTCAACGACTCCAAGAATTTCGAGGAAGACGACAAGAAGAAGCGCGAGGAGATCGAGGTGCGGAACACCGCCGACACCGCGGTCTACACCGCCGAAAAGACCCTCAAGGAGTCCGGCGACAAGATCGGCGAGGACGATAAGAAGAAGATCGAGGAGACTTCCGCCGCCCTGAAGACGGCCCTCGAAGGTGACGACACCGAGGATATCAAGAAGAAACTGGAAGAACTCACCGAGGCCGTGTACGCGGTCACCGCCAAGATCTACCAGGAAGCGCAGAAGGCACAGGAGGCCCAGAAGGCCGCCGGTGCCGAGGGTGCACAGAAGAAGCAGGACGACAATGTCGTCGATGCCGACTTCGATGTCAAGGACGAGAAGAAAGAGTGA
- the purH gene encoding bifunctional phosphoribosylaminoimidazolecarboxamide formyltransferase/IMP cyclohydrolase, whose translation MKWALLSVWDKSGIVDLAQTLVENKYRIISSGGTGKALKEAGIDFIEVSEYTGSPEIMDGRVKTLHPRIHGGLLGRRDVDAKVMQDLDINPIDIVVVNLYPFEKMAGENLDLDKLIEFIDIGGPAMIRAAAKNFAFVSVVVDPADYPKVKEAVAKGGFDYEERLALAKKVFARTAAYDAAISNYLSGLDGGFPETYSFQFRNGRSLRYGENPHQKAAVYGDHGIAGQVPLQGKEMSYNNYLDVDAAVSLLREFDEPTSVIVKHNNPCGVAVGKNGLEAYLAAREVDPVSAYGSIVALNTPVDTAIAAELCGTFVEVIVAPSYSPEAVEMMKKKPNMRVLVLPEKTEADEVRSIDGGILVQRTPAPKEEWKVVSEREPTEQELAAMRFAMKICKHTKSNAIIYANDHAALGIGAGQMNRVDSAKIAVEKARSSLKGSVVASDAFLPFADTMEVAAAAGATALVQPGGSIRDQEVIEAANKLNVAMVFTGVRYFRH comes from the coding sequence ATGAAATGGGCACTTCTCTCTGTCTGGGACAAGTCCGGTATCGTGGACCTTGCGCAGACGCTTGTTGAGAACAAATACCGTATCATCAGTTCCGGGGGGACTGGAAAGGCCCTGAAAGAAGCAGGGATCGACTTTATCGAAGTCTCCGAGTACACGGGCTCGCCCGAGATCATGGACGGCAGGGTGAAGACCCTTCACCCGCGCATCCACGGCGGCCTCCTCGGCCGGCGCGACGTCGACGCCAAGGTGATGCAGGACCTCGACATCAACCCGATCGACATCGTCGTCGTGAACCTCTATCCCTTCGAGAAGATGGCGGGCGAGAACCTCGACCTCGACAAACTCATCGAGTTCATCGACATCGGCGGCCCCGCGATGATCAGGGCGGCGGCGAAGAACTTCGCGTTCGTCTCTGTCGTCGTCGACCCGGCCGACTACCCGAAGGTGAAGGAGGCCGTCGCGAAGGGCGGGTTCGATTACGAGGAGAGGCTTGCCCTTGCAAAGAAGGTCTTTGCACGGACGGCCGCGTACGACGCCGCGATCTCGAACTATCTCTCCGGCCTCGACGGCGGTTTCCCGGAGACCTACTCCTTCCAGTTCAGGAACGGCCGGTCTCTCCGGTACGGCGAGAACCCGCACCAGAAGGCGGCCGTCTACGGCGACCACGGCATCGCCGGCCAGGTGCCCCTGCAGGGGAAGGAGATGTCGTACAACAACTACCTCGACGTCGATGCGGCCGTCTCCCTTCTCCGTGAGTTCGACGAACCGACGTCGGTGATTGTGAAGCACAACAACCCCTGCGGCGTCGCCGTCGGGAAGAACGGTCTCGAAGCCTACCTCGCCGCCCGCGAGGTCGACCCGGTCTCCGCCTATGGCTCGATCGTCGCCCTCAACACCCCGGTGGACACGGCGATCGCGGCAGAACTCTGCGGCACTTTCGTCGAGGTGATCGTCGCCCCGTCGTACTCGCCCGAGGCCGTCGAGATGATGAAGAAGAAGCCGAACATGCGTGTTCTCGTGCTGCCCGAGAAGACGGAGGCCGACGAGGTCAGGAGCATCGACGGCGGCATCCTGGTCCAGAGGACTCCCGCCCCGAAGGAGGAGTGGAAGGTCGTCTCAGAGCGCGAACCGACCGAGCAGGAACTCGCGGCGATGCGCTTCGCGATGAAGATCTGCAAGCACACGAAGAGCAACGCGATCATCTATGCCAACGACCATGCCGCCCTCGGCATCGGCGCCGGCCAGATGAACCGCGTCGACTCGGCGAAGATCGCCGTCGAGAAGGCGCGCTCCTCACTGAAGGGCTCGGTCGTGGCGTCCGACGCCTTCCTGCCCTTCGCCGATACGATGGAAGTCGCGGCGGCGGCCGGCGCGACGGCCCTCGTGCAGCCGGGCGGATCGATCCGGGACCAGGAGGTCATCGAGGCGGCGAACAAGCTCAATGTCGCGATGGTCTTCACGGGCGTGCGCTATTTCAGGCACTGA
- the dnaJ gene encoding molecular chaperone DnaJ: protein MSAGSYYDVLGVARDAGEQEIKKAYRNLARKYHPDVCKEPDAEEKFKDINEAYSVLSDPEKRAQYDNIGHEAFKNASKGSYTGGGGYGGGFQADFSGFGDIFDTFFGGGGGPRGPRPGADLLYRLSISLKDAVFGTDREIEVMHTESCPECDGSGSKNKKFRVCPKCGGSGQIRQVSQSLFGQFVRMSACPDCGGRGKIPEEPCKRCKGSGHARVKRKVSVRIPPGAYSGLRLRMEGYGEAGDYGAPVGDLYVEIIVEESQDFVRNGENLETTVKVTPAMAAVGSKVEVKTIDGRTVELKIPAGIQHGTALRIPGEGVRHRGRPGDLLVRVKIVVPKSLSDEEKELYQKLLEIENKKGPEKKGFFKDFVDKMRGEPEK from the coding sequence ATGAGTGCGGGAAGCTACTATGATGTCCTCGGCGTCGCCCGGGACGCCGGCGAGCAGGAGATCAAGAAGGCATACCGCAACCTTGCACGGAAATATCACCCTGATGTCTGCAAGGAGCCTGACGCGGAAGAAAAGTTTAAGGATATCAACGAGGCCTACTCGGTGCTCTCGGACCCGGAGAAACGCGCCCAGTACGACAATATCGGGCACGAGGCTTTCAAGAACGCCTCGAAGGGTTCGTACACCGGTGGCGGCGGATACGGCGGCGGGTTCCAGGCTGACTTCAGCGGCTTTGGAGACATCTTCGACACCTTCTTTGGTGGCGGCGGCGGGCCGAGAGGCCCGCGGCCCGGCGCCGACCTCCTGTACCGCCTCTCGATCAGCCTGAAGGATGCGGTCTTCGGGACAGACCGGGAGATCGAGGTCATGCACACCGAGTCCTGTCCTGAGTGCGACGGGAGCGGGAGCAAGAACAAGAAGTTCCGGGTCTGTCCGAAGTGCGGAGGCAGCGGCCAGATCAGGCAGGTGAGCCAGTCGCTCTTCGGGCAGTTTGTGCGGATGAGCGCCTGCCCCGACTGTGGTGGCAGGGGGAAGATTCCGGAAGAACCCTGCAAACGCTGTAAGGGCAGCGGCCATGCCCGGGTGAAGAGGAAGGTCTCTGTCCGCATCCCGCCCGGCGCCTACAGCGGGCTCCGCCTGAGGATGGAAGGATATGGCGAGGCCGGGGACTATGGCGCCCCGGTAGGCGACCTGTACGTCGAGATCATCGTTGAGGAGAGCCAGGACTTTGTCCGCAACGGCGAAAACCTCGAAACCACGGTGAAGGTCACCCCGGCGATGGCGGCGGTCGGTTCAAAGGTCGAGGTAAAGACGATCGACGGCCGGACCGTCGAGCTGAAGATCCCGGCCGGCATCCAGCACGGCACTGCGCTGCGCATTCCGGGCGAGGGCGTGCGCCACCGCGGCCGGCCCGGCGACCTGCTCGTGCGCGTGAAGATCGTCGTCCCGAAGAGTCTCTCCGACGAGGAGAAGGAACTCTACCAGAAACTGCTTGAGATCGAGAACAAGAAGGGCCCCGAGAAGAAGGGCTTCTTCAAGGACTTCGTCGACAAGATGCGGGGCGAACCTGAGAAGTAG
- a CDS encoding permease → MIDILIGSLLMGWETLLGYLAEHVITCLVPAFFIAGAIAAFIKKEAILKYFSPDAKKSVAYGLASVSGTVLAVCSCTILPMFAGLFKRGSGIGPATTFLYAGPAINILAIVYTAKVLGFDLGLARAVFAIILAIVIGLVMATLFRSHDVETRKKMAATPQVPAGGGEERPRWVVPAFFVMLVGILIAGTAQADWMIKFPVIYALTLGTAYLLIYFFERDEVTEWGWETWDLTKKIFPILIIGTFALGMLAYFLPPETFGPFFGTNSLQSTLLASIVGTILYMPTLLEVPVIGTTFGYTSGVMAGGPALALLLSGPSVSLPSLLVISRIMGPKKTIVYAVLVIVFSALAGFAYGLILG, encoded by the coding sequence ATGATAGACATCCTCATTGGCTCGCTCCTCATGGGCTGGGAGACCCTGCTCGGCTACCTGGCCGAGCACGTCATCACCTGCCTGGTCCCGGCGTTCTTCATCGCCGGCGCCATTGCGGCGTTCATCAAGAAGGAGGCGATCCTCAAATACTTCAGCCCGGACGCGAAGAAGAGCGTCGCCTACGGCCTCGCCTCGGTCTCAGGGACGGTGCTCGCCGTCTGCTCCTGCACGATCCTGCCGATGTTCGCCGGGCTCTTCAAGCGGGGCAGCGGCATCGGGCCGGCGACGACCTTCCTGTACGCCGGACCGGCGATCAACATCCTGGCGATCGTCTATACGGCAAAGGTGCTCGGCTTCGACCTGGGGCTGGCGCGGGCGGTCTTTGCAATTATCCTGGCGATCGTCATCGGTCTTGTCATGGCCACCCTCTTCCGCTCCCACGATGTCGAGACGCGGAAGAAGATGGCGGCGACGCCGCAGGTGCCCGCCGGCGGCGGGGAGGAGCGCCCCCGCTGGGTCGTCCCGGCGTTCTTCGTCATGCTGGTCGGGATCCTGATCGCCGGCACCGCCCAGGCCGACTGGATGATCAAGTTCCCGGTCATCTACGCCCTCACCCTGGGCACGGCCTACCTCCTCATCTACTTCTTCGAGCGTGACGAGGTGACCGAGTGGGGCTGGGAGACCTGGGACCTGACGAAGAAGATCTTCCCGATCCTGATCATCGGCACCTTCGCCCTCGGCATGCTCGCCTACTTCCTCCCGCCCGAGACCTTCGGCCCCTTCTTCGGGACGAACTCCCTCCAGTCGACCCTGCTCGCCTCGATCGTCGGGACGATCCTGTACATGCCCACGCTCCTCGAGGTGCCGGTGATCGGCACCACCTTCGGCTACACCTCGGGCGTGATGGCCGGCGGCCCGGCGCTCGCCCTCCTCCTCTCCGGACCGAGCGTGAGTCTGCCCTCGCTCCTGGTGATCTCCCGGATCATGGGGCCGAAGAAGACCATCGTCTATGCAGTGCTCGTGATCGTCTTCTCGGCCCTCGCTGGGTTCGCGTACGGCCTGATCCTGGGGTGA
- a CDS encoding phosphoadenosine phosphosulfate reductase domain-containing protein — translation MREPAVKKTLYWCRECNLPLIGKTCRCGAAGVEIPIQKPYDLRPALAHDHELLRSLLLERYGTDRLPQVVLFNKSSGVDRTEVVIANGVEFGRLSYGPAEHAYTLDLSQDALRFLAPFITKGIVDITAEAEEQGFGNRRLGGKKVMVRTNLSDGPVVVRMKDLLGVGQLHDGGVRVRQIGKVQPESPPDPSWGEAVRVNVPLLKDLERTAVRFIRQHMDDRPAANVSFSGGKDSTVCLELARRAGVKDVFSVDTGLEFPETVEFVRQSGVQAVIHGNNFWKEVEKFGLPRKDNRWCCERLKLQPVKDYLSHKGPCVTVQGNRWYESFSRSTLPGVVVNPFNPLQLNISPIRNWRALEVFLYLWWRKVPYNPLYEMGYERVGCYLCPAMLESEAARTREVHPDLAGHWDDYLVSWAKKKGLSRRYIDLGLWRWENPPPKMCELAGRCGVSVSKKRQKS, via the coding sequence ATGCGGGAACCTGCCGTCAAGAAGACGCTGTACTGGTGCAGGGAGTGTAACCTTCCTCTGATCGGGAAGACCTGCCGGTGCGGCGCGGCCGGCGTGGAGATCCCGATCCAGAAACCCTACGATCTCCGCCCGGCCCTCGCCCACGACCACGAGCTGTTGCGGTCCCTCCTCCTCGAACGCTACGGCACCGACCGCCTCCCTCAGGTGGTCCTCTTCAACAAGAGCAGCGGCGTCGACAGGACCGAGGTCGTCATAGCAAACGGCGTCGAGTTTGGGCGCCTCTCCTATGGCCCGGCAGAGCACGCCTATACCCTGGACCTCTCGCAGGACGCTCTCCGCTTCCTCGCCCCCTTTATCACGAAGGGCATCGTGGACATCACCGCCGAGGCCGAAGAGCAGGGGTTCGGCAACCGCCGTCTCGGCGGGAAGAAGGTGATGGTCAGGACCAACCTTTCCGACGGCCCGGTGGTCGTCAGGATGAAAGACCTCCTCGGCGTCGGCCAGCTCCACGACGGGGGCGTCAGGGTGCGGCAGATCGGGAAGGTTCAGCCCGAGTCGCCGCCAGACCCCTCGTGGGGCGAGGCAGTCCGCGTGAACGTCCCCCTCCTCAAGGACCTCGAACGCACGGCTGTCAGGTTCATCAGGCAGCACATGGACGACCGGCCCGCGGCGAACGTCTCCTTCTCGGGCGGCAAGGACAGCACGGTCTGCCTCGAACTCGCGCGACGGGCCGGGGTCAAAGACGTCTTCTCTGTCGATACGGGCCTGGAGTTTCCCGAGACAGTGGAGTTTGTCAGGCAGTCGGGGGTTCAGGCCGTCATCCACGGGAACAATTTCTGGAAAGAGGTGGAAAAATTCGGCCTCCCGAGAAAGGACAACCGCTGGTGCTGCGAAAGACTCAAACTCCAGCCTGTCAAAGACTATCTCTCCCATAAGGGTCCCTGTGTCACCGTGCAGGGGAACAGGTGGTACGAGTCCTTCTCCCGCTCCACTCTGCCGGGTGTCGTAGTCAATCCCTTCAACCCGCTGCAGCTGAATATCTCGCCCATCAGGAACTGGCGGGCCCTCGAAGTCTTCCTCTACCTCTGGTGGCGGAAGGTGCCGTACAACCCCCTCTATGAGATGGGCTATGAGAGGGTGGGGTGCTATCTCTGCCCGGCGATGCTGGAGAGCGAGGCCGCACGGACGCGGGAGGTCCACCCCGACCTCGCCGGCCACTGGGATGATTATCTGGTGTCGTGGGCAAAGAAGAAGGGCCTCTCCCGGCGCTATATCGATCTCGGTCTCTGGCGGTGGGAGAACCCGCCCCCGAAGATGTGCGAACTTGCCGGGCGGTGCGGGGTCTCAGTCTCGAAAAAGAGACAGAAATCTTAA
- a CDS encoding nucleotide exchange factor GrpE produces the protein MEADRDNQAPEKQPALEQPGPPGEGKDIESLGKACDDLRAANADLKRSCDDLNERYLRLAADFDNFRKRTARQNEEIREYALQTFAAELLDVVDNFERARKSDDASLREGLESIQKQFSGILEKHGIEPLSCLHAAFNPEEHEAVACIPSEHPEGTVVEEFIPGYRMHDRIIRHAKVAVSKGNNE, from the coding sequence ATGGAGGCGGATAGAGATAATCAGGCGCCGGAGAAGCAACCGGCCCTGGAACAGCCCGGCCCCCCGGGAGAGGGCAAAGATATCGAGTCCCTCGGGAAGGCCTGTGACGATCTCAGGGCGGCGAACGCCGACCTCAAGAGATCCTGTGACGACCTGAACGAACGGTATCTCCGCCTTGCTGCGGATTTCGATAACTTCAGGAAGCGTACTGCCCGGCAGAACGAGGAGATCAGGGAGTACGCCCTCCAGACGTTCGCCGCGGAACTGCTCGACGTTGTCGACAACTTCGAGCGGGCACGGAAGTCTGACGATGCCTCCCTCCGCGAGGGCCTTGAAAGCATACAGAAACAGTTCTCCGGGATCCTGGAAAAACACGGGATCGAACCTCTTTCATGTCTCCACGCGGCATTCAACCCCGAGGAGCACGAAGCGGTTGCCTGCATCCCGTCAGAGCACCCGGAAGGCACAGTTGTCGAAGAATTCATCCCCGGCTACCGCATGCACGACAGGATAATCAGGCATGCGAAAGTCGCGGTGTCAAAAGGAAACAACGAATAA
- a CDS encoding thioredoxin family protein, with amino-acid sequence MKIEILGTGCMKCKRLAKNVESAVAELGISAEIEKVEDITAIMDKGVMLTPALIVDGELRVSGRVADVKEIKEILQGVI; translated from the coding sequence ATGAAGATTGAAATCCTTGGAACCGGATGCATGAAATGCAAACGCCTGGCAAAGAACGTCGAATCTGCGGTCGCGGAACTCGGGATCTCCGCCGAGATCGAGAAGGTGGAGGATATCACCGCCATCATGGATAAGGGCGTGATGCTGACCCCGGCACTGATTGTCGACGGCGAACTGCGGGTCTCTGGCCGGGTGGCCGACGTGAAAGAGATCAAGGAGATCCTGCAGGGGGTGATCTGA